A genome region from Streptomyces sp. S4.7 includes the following:
- a CDS encoding phage tail protein, protein MATAQDSDPAVSVCFVVTIDDIELGSFNTCDGLGCEVVLETREEGGNNGHLWQLPTRLKYSNVKLSRPLTSETEKVARWFATMTTGFSRKTAHIEARTGDGRKVAQWGLLEVVPVRWTGPSFTPESPKVAMETIEIAHHGYVMEG, encoded by the coding sequence ATGGCCACCGCCCAGGACAGCGATCCCGCCGTCAGCGTCTGTTTCGTCGTGACGATCGACGACATCGAACTCGGGTCGTTCAACACATGTGACGGCCTGGGGTGCGAAGTCGTCCTCGAAACAAGGGAAGAGGGCGGCAACAACGGGCATCTGTGGCAGCTGCCGACCCGGCTGAAGTACTCGAACGTGAAACTGTCCCGGCCGCTCACGAGCGAGACGGAGAAGGTGGCGCGCTGGTTCGCCACGATGACGACCGGCTTCAGCCGCAAGACGGCGCACATCGAGGCGCGGACCGGTGACGGGCGGAAGGTCGCCCAGTGGGGGCTGCTGGAGGTCGTGCCCGTGCGCTGGACGGGGCCTTCGTTCACGCCCGAGTCGCCGAAGGTCGCGATGGAGACGATCGAGATCGCCCATCACGGCTATGTGATGGAGGGCTGA
- a CDS encoding DUF6760 family protein, with translation MTYAADLLYEEVAYLAYHFHWPLDDLLDLEHPERLKFVAQVARLNGH, from the coding sequence GTGACGTACGCGGCCGACCTGCTGTACGAGGAGGTCGCGTACCTCGCCTATCACTTCCACTGGCCGCTCGACGATCTGCTGGACCTGGAACATCCGGAGCGTCTGAAGTTCGTCGCGCAGGTCGCCCGCCTCAACGGGCACTGA
- a CDS encoding phage tail protein gives MPLPDLDSSVGHSFGLEFDSVVIKQITEVSGLKMEQDVIELKQNTADGKYAIKKLPGRPKAGEVTVTRGLTEDNSFERWIKDSRFGRMTDARRNGAVIVYDYEGLPIKRYTLINAWPKSLEIGTLKAGDTSVLTEKLAITYESMELG, from the coding sequence GTGCCACTTCCCGATCTCGACAGTTCCGTCGGGCATTCCTTCGGCCTCGAATTCGACAGCGTCGTCATCAAACAGATCACCGAGGTCAGCGGCCTGAAGATGGAGCAGGACGTCATCGAGCTGAAACAGAACACCGCCGACGGCAAGTACGCCATCAAGAAGCTGCCCGGCCGGCCCAAGGCCGGAGAGGTGACCGTGACCCGCGGCCTCACGGAGGACAACAGCTTCGAACGCTGGATCAAGGACTCGCGGTTCGGGCGCATGACGGACGCCCGGCGCAACGGCGCCGTCATCGTGTACGACTACGAGGGCCTGCCCATCAAGCGCTACACGCTCATCAACGCCTGGCCGAAGTCGCTGGAGATCGGGACGCTCAAGGCCGGTGACACCTCGGTCCTGACGGAGAAGCTGGCGATCACGTACGAGAGCATGGAACTCGGCTGA
- a CDS encoding phage tail sheath subtilisin-like domain-containing protein, translated as MPSYLSPGVYVEEVDSGSRPIEGVGTSVAAFVGFAHKGPFDEPTLITNWSQYVSTFGDFVDGTYLAASVYGFFSNGGGVCYVVRIGDGSSASGDGETGEPTPGAEVQVGPYAVKPRPGVAGEISVEVTAAEGDDPPSDTFQLIVRRDGQVAETYPSVTTKRSKENVATRVNAKSELIEVREPGRGAAPARPEPQTVTLAPAAPADPAAGGAGALAPEVYVGDADSRTGLGGLEAVEDITMIAVPDLMSAYQRGLLDLESVIAVQQGVISHCELMGDRVAILDPPPGLSAQQARSWRTDRANFDSKYATLYYPWISVADPASGRPGLVPPSGHVAGVWARNDDTRGVHKAPANEVVRGAVALQTQLTKGEHDLLNPIGLNCIRAFPGRGIRVWGARTLASDPAWRYLNVRRLFNYLEESILAGTQWVVFEPNDDALWARVRRTVSAFLVNEWRKGSLFGLTPDEAFYVKCDRETNPPESIDAGQVVCEIGVAPVKPAEFVVFRLAQLTGGSGGIDE; from the coding sequence ATGCCGTCGTACCTGTCCCCGGGCGTCTACGTCGAAGAGGTCGATTCCGGTTCCCGGCCGATCGAAGGGGTGGGCACCTCCGTTGCCGCCTTCGTCGGCTTCGCACACAAGGGGCCGTTCGACGAGCCGACGCTGATCACGAACTGGAGCCAGTACGTCAGCACCTTCGGCGACTTCGTCGACGGTACGTACCTCGCCGCCTCCGTCTACGGATTCTTCTCCAACGGCGGCGGCGTCTGCTACGTCGTACGGATCGGAGACGGCTCCTCCGCGAGCGGCGACGGGGAGACCGGCGAGCCGACTCCGGGCGCGGAGGTGCAGGTCGGGCCCTACGCCGTGAAGCCCCGCCCGGGTGTGGCAGGTGAGATCAGCGTCGAAGTGACCGCGGCCGAGGGCGACGACCCGCCCTCCGACACCTTCCAGCTCATCGTGCGGCGAGACGGGCAGGTCGCGGAGACGTACCCCTCCGTGACGACGAAGCGCAGCAAGGAGAACGTCGCCACCCGCGTCAACGCCAAGTCGGAGCTGATCGAGGTACGCGAACCGGGACGCGGCGCCGCCCCCGCCCGGCCAGAGCCGCAGACGGTCACCCTCGCGCCGGCCGCCCCCGCCGATCCCGCGGCCGGCGGTGCCGGTGCGCTCGCCCCGGAGGTGTACGTCGGTGACGCCGACAGCCGTACGGGCCTTGGCGGGCTGGAGGCGGTCGAGGACATCACGATGATCGCCGTGCCCGACCTGATGAGCGCCTACCAACGCGGACTGCTGGACCTTGAGTCGGTGATCGCCGTCCAGCAAGGGGTCATATCTCACTGCGAGTTGATGGGCGACCGGGTGGCGATCCTGGATCCGCCGCCGGGCCTCTCCGCGCAGCAGGCCAGGAGTTGGCGTACGGACCGGGCGAACTTCGACTCCAAGTACGCCACGCTCTACTACCCGTGGATCAGCGTCGCCGACCCGGCGTCCGGCCGCCCCGGCCTCGTACCGCCGAGTGGGCACGTCGCCGGTGTCTGGGCGCGCAACGACGACACGCGCGGGGTGCACAAGGCGCCCGCGAACGAGGTCGTACGGGGCGCGGTCGCGCTCCAGACCCAGCTCACCAAGGGCGAGCACGATCTGCTCAACCCGATCGGGCTGAACTGCATCCGCGCCTTCCCCGGCCGGGGAATCCGGGTGTGGGGCGCGCGGACGCTCGCGTCGGACCCGGCCTGGCGGTACCTCAATGTCCGGCGGCTCTTCAACTACCTGGAGGAGTCGATCCTCGCGGGCACGCAGTGGGTCGTCTTCGAGCCGAACGACGACGCGCTGTGGGCGCGTGTCCGGCGCACCGTCTCGGCGTTCCTGGTCAACGAGTGGCGAAAGGGGTCGCTGTTCGGGCTGACTCCGGACGAGGCGTTCTACGTGAAGTGCGACCGCGAGACGAATCCGCCCGAGAGCATCGACGCGGGCCAGGTCGTCTGCGAGATCGGGGTCGCACCGGTCAAACCGGCCGAGTTCGTGGTGTTCCGGCTCGCCCAACTGACCGGCGGCAGCGGCGGCATCGACGAATGA